The Syngnathus typhle isolate RoL2023-S1 ecotype Sweden linkage group LG11, RoL_Styp_1.0, whole genome shotgun sequence genome contains a region encoding:
- the LOC133161742 gene encoding protein phosphatase 1 regulatory subunit 15B-like, with protein MLNNVSSEGGLPHGRNLASATALRGSSAGLAAHDSSWLGLLSVLSRPALSFVSKYLPGLVGGGGASTGPVWQPGVSRADVAQEQDELCAPWLSDSEHSLRQLEIEPGRNPEASPSGTFFAWDVQKDGMKARWSDFREGNPLSAPWSHAELESVHKHLGVLQSSQLTKKQCRIFVSGDRLVKNAGGVVHKQQASVNAGPEGAPNGGDQDNGYYSLEEEHGLKLHACFSVSVKLSDVPGPVLWDGLPNKTAGEMEAGRVPEEGPPFKMATESRETAVDGHAWQSAAALCEAHVKLPDGTDSASQAADKTEVNRLTRTAVPQCRNASIAFIMGCPRGSGEHDSQSDADSAQDDGFDSSGSSDLSSDRLSSDEDGGVCDVADEEVGRLLASVCHHDDSCNPPNISACLHTACAEPCSIPATTASGQDVWDDSGGEADEADEAESLLLLASMTPSDPYSLLNFQEPLSTGKAPALPPRMDSGLVRPFTQAKKVRFSDVVEEFLIASGANVAEEDRRGPWEQLARDRGRFLRRCREVELTLAYCLQPEHRRRAYCRITGHHTE; from the exons ATGTTGAATAATGTCAGCAGCGAGGGCGGACTACCGCACGGGCGGAACCTGGCCTCCGCGACCGCCCTGCGCGGCTCCTCTGCCGGCCTGGCTGCTCACGACAGCTCGTGGCTCGGCCTGCTCTCGGTGCTGTCCAGGCCCGCGCTGTCTTTCGTCTCCAAATATCTTCCGGGCCTTGTCGGGGGAGGCGGTGCAAGCACCGGCCCGGTGTGGCAGCCTGGCGTGAGCCGAGCAGATGTGGCCCAAGAGCAGGACGAGCTTTGCGCGCCCTGGCTCAGCGACAGCGAGCATTCCCTCCGCCAATTGGAGATCGAGCCGGGACGGAATCCCGAGGCTTCTCCTTCCGGGACCTTCTTTGCTTGGGACGTGCAGAAGGACGGGATGAAGGCCCGGTGGAGTGACTTTCGGGAAGGAAACCCGCTGTCCGCTCCTTGGTCCCACGCTGAACTGGAATCAGTGCATAAGCACTTGGGTGTCTTGCAAAGCTCACAGTTGACAAAAAAGCAGTGCCGCATTTTTGTCTCTGGCGACCGGTTGGTAAAAAACGCTGGAGGCGTCgtccacaaacagcaagcgTCAGTCAATGCAGGCCCGGAAGGTGCCCCGAATGGCGGCGACCAGGACAATGGCTACTACAGCCTGGAGGAGGAACACGGCCTCAAGCTTCATGCGTGTTTCTCGGTCAGCGTCAAGCTGTCGGACGTGCCGGGTCCCGTTTTATGGGACGGACTCCCTAATAAAACGGCAGGGGAGATGGAGGCGGGTCGCGTGCCTGAAGAAGGCCCACCCTTCAAGATGGCGACGGAGAGTCGTGAGACTGCCGTCGACGGTCACGCCTGGCAATCGGCCGCGGCGCTCTGCGAAGCACACGTAAAGCTGCCGGATGGGACGGACTCCGCCAGTCAGGCGGCCGATAAGACGGAGGTGAATCGCTTGACCCGGACGGCAGTGCCGCAATGCCGTAACGCCAGCATCGCCTTCATCATGGGCTGCCCGCGCGGCAGCGGTGAACATGACAGCCAGTCAGATGCAGACTCCGCCCAAGACGATGGCTTTGACAGTTCGGGCTCGTCTGACCTCTCGTCGGATCGATTGTCATCCGACGAAGACGGAGGAGTTTGCGACGTGGCGGATGAGGAGGTGGGGCGTCTGCTTGCATCAGTGTGTCACCACGACGACTCGTGCAACCCTCCAAACATCAGTGCCTGTCTCCACACGGCTTGCGCGGAGCCTTGCTCCATTCCTGCCACCACCGCCTCGGGTCAGGACGTGTGGGATGACTCCGGCGGCGAGGCAGACGAAGCTGACGAGGCAGAAAGCCTCCTGCTGTTGGCGTCGATGACCCCCTCCGACCCTTACAGTTTGCTCAACTTCCAGGAACCGCTAAGCACCGGGAAAGCACCGGCTCTGCCCCCGAGGATGGATAGTGGCTTGGTGCGACCTTTCACCCAGGCTAAAAAG GTTCGCTTCAGCGACGTGGTAGAGGAGTTCTTGATCGCGTCAGGTGCCAATGTGGCTGAAGAGGACCGTCGGGGGCCATGGGAGCAGCTGGCGCGTGACCGAGGCCGCTTCCTGAGGCGTTGCCGGGAGGTGGAGCTCACCCTGGCTTATTGCCTGCAGCCCGAGCATCGACGTCGGGCGTACTGCCGCATCACCGGGCACCACACCGAATAG